Proteins from a single region of Catenulispora acidiphila DSM 44928:
- a CDS encoding demethylmenaquinone methyltransferase produces the protein MSRASLDKQPHEVAAMFDGVAERYDLTNDVLALGQTRLWRRAVRQAVDAKPGQRVLDLAAGTGTSTQPFHAAGADTVSCDFSLGMLQVGKRRLPHLTFAAGDATRLPFRDGVFDAVTISFGLRNVQDTERALSEMLRVTKPGGRLVVCEFSRPTIAPLRTVYIEYLMKALPAVATKVSSNPDAYVYLAESIRAWPDQRELASVIGKAGWRRVAHRNLTGGIVALHRAYKED, from the coding sequence GTGAGCCGAGCATCCCTGGACAAACAGCCGCACGAGGTCGCCGCCATGTTCGACGGCGTGGCCGAACGCTACGACCTGACGAACGACGTGCTGGCGCTCGGCCAGACGCGGCTGTGGCGGCGCGCCGTGCGCCAGGCGGTGGACGCCAAGCCCGGGCAGCGGGTCCTGGACCTCGCCGCCGGCACCGGCACGAGCACGCAGCCGTTCCACGCCGCCGGGGCGGACACCGTCTCCTGCGACTTCTCCCTGGGCATGCTCCAGGTCGGCAAGCGCCGCCTGCCGCATCTGACGTTCGCCGCCGGCGACGCCACGCGCCTGCCGTTCCGGGACGGCGTCTTCGACGCGGTGACCATCTCCTTCGGGCTGCGCAACGTGCAGGACACCGAGCGCGCGCTGAGCGAGATGCTGCGCGTCACCAAGCCCGGCGGGCGGTTGGTGGTCTGCGAGTTCTCGCGCCCGACGATCGCGCCGCTGCGCACCGTCTACATCGAGTACTTGATGAAGGCGTTGCCGGCGGTGGCGACGAAGGTGAGTTCGAACCCGGATGCCTACGTCTATCTCGCGGAGTCGATCAGAGCCTGGCCCGACCAGCGGGAACTGGCGTCGGTGATCGGCAAGGCGGGCTGGCGGCGGGTCGCGCACCGTAACCTGACTGGCGGAATCGTCGCATTGCATCGCGCGTATAAGGAAGACTGA
- a CDS encoding amidohydrolase family protein — MLTLHAAPLVLPMTAAPIPDGAVVVDNDRVVAVGTRADLVAAHPEARVREWPGVITPGLVNSHAHTQYYDFGDLASSGLPFPEWLHQMVARRATFTDAMWQESTRRGLHAYLKTGTTAVADIVTEPAVLSAIARSGIRGVAYIEAVFADDASWAAGKRADLVTAVDGSGGPVRGVSPHTPFTISTGVYEDCVTIAHERGKRLHPHIAETMQESEYVLTGTGPFADNAKQFGLDFSDILDHGTGLTPVEWADARGALGDDCHIAHGIHVSASDRALLRERGTAVALCVRSNRILEAGEPPVAAYLEEGSPIGIGTDSAASSPSLDLLEEARALRAVARNQGYTAEDLDRRIVEAATLGGAAALGLTEGPDRVGRLEPGVRADFAVFSVADGSGDSSTDGDADGDPYKRLIDRGACVATVLAGKIVHRTV; from the coding sequence GTGCTGACCCTCCACGCTGCCCCGCTCGTCCTGCCGATGACCGCCGCCCCGATCCCGGACGGCGCCGTCGTCGTCGACAACGACCGCGTCGTCGCCGTCGGCACCCGTGCCGACCTCGTCGCCGCGCATCCCGAGGCGCGCGTCCGCGAATGGCCGGGCGTCATCACGCCGGGACTGGTCAACAGCCACGCGCACACGCAGTACTACGACTTCGGGGACCTGGCGTCCTCCGGACTCCCGTTCCCGGAGTGGCTGCACCAGATGGTCGCGCGCCGGGCGACGTTCACCGACGCGATGTGGCAGGAGTCCACACGCCGCGGGCTGCACGCGTATCTGAAGACCGGGACCACGGCTGTCGCGGACATCGTGACCGAGCCGGCGGTGCTGTCCGCGATCGCCCGCAGCGGGATCCGGGGTGTGGCCTACATCGAGGCGGTCTTCGCCGACGACGCCTCGTGGGCGGCGGGCAAGCGGGCCGATCTGGTCACGGCGGTCGACGGCTCCGGAGGACCGGTCCGGGGCGTCTCGCCGCACACGCCGTTCACCATCAGCACGGGTGTGTACGAGGACTGCGTCACCATCGCGCACGAGCGCGGCAAGCGCCTGCATCCGCACATCGCGGAGACCATGCAGGAGTCGGAGTACGTGCTGACCGGTACCGGTCCCTTCGCCGACAACGCCAAGCAGTTCGGGCTCGACTTCTCCGACATCCTCGACCACGGCACCGGCCTCACTCCCGTGGAGTGGGCCGACGCGCGCGGTGCGCTCGGCGACGATTGCCATATCGCGCACGGCATCCACGTCAGCGCCTCCGACCGCGCGCTGCTGCGCGAGCGGGGGACCGCGGTGGCGTTGTGCGTGCGCTCGAACCGGATCCTGGAGGCCGGCGAGCCGCCGGTCGCCGCGTATCTGGAGGAGGGATCGCCGATCGGCATCGGTACCGACTCCGCCGCCTCCTCGCCCTCGCTCGATCTGCTGGAGGAGGCGCGGGCTTTGCGCGCCGTGGCCCGGAACCAGGGATACACCGCCGAGGATCTGGACCGGCGCATCGTGGAGGCGGCGACGCTCGGCGGCGCGGCGGCGCTCGGGCTGACCGAGGGACCGGATCGGGTCGGACGTCTGGAGCCCGGGGTCCGTGCCGATTTCGCGGTGTTCTCGGTGGCGGACGGCAGCGGTGACAGCAGCACTGACGGCGACGCTGACGGCGACCCCTACAAGCGGCTGATCGACCGCGGCGCGTGTGTGGCGACGGTGCTCGCCGGCAAAATCGTGCACCGTACGGTCTGA
- a CDS encoding alkaline phosphatase family protein, producing the protein MSRTVTRLAVAGGLTALLGGVLAAAPSQADSHGSSHAPAKHVLLVSVDGLHQSDLAWYVKQHPNSALAALVKGGVDYSAASTPVPSDSFPGMTAQVTGGDPGTTGVYYDDTYNHGLLPAGTTACDGSVPLGAEVDLTEDLDWNKASIDAGQGLTGLPNSILNLTGDAKSLINPAKLPVDPKTCKPVAPNSYLQVNTVFNVIADAGLRTAWSDKHAAYDILSGPSGDGIQDLFTPEINSQDPALPAGQDWTTDNAATRQYDDYKVQAVLNEIDGYDHSGKTKVGTPAILGLNFQSVSTAQKLPTSDGQGGGYLADGKTPGPLLSGSLDFVNGEVGRFTAELKKDGLAKSTTIILSAKHGQSPKDPAALTRIPDGPLLDGLNAAWKKAHPGAGDLVAFSVDDDAMLLWLNDRSQAAADFAKNYLLAQSGSGNGITGAAKPFTHGGLTTVYAGAEARRYFHAQPGDTRVPDLFGVAQQGVVYTGGKSKIAEHGGASADDRNVPIVVSGAGVSARGVNGQQVETTQIAPTILRLLGLDPQRLQAVRIEHTAVLPELGRDRD; encoded by the coding sequence TTGTCCCGCACCGTCACCCGGCTCGCCGTCGCCGGCGGCCTGACCGCCCTGCTCGGCGGAGTCCTGGCCGCCGCCCCGTCCCAGGCGGACTCGCACGGCTCGTCGCACGCCCCCGCGAAGCACGTACTCCTGGTCTCAGTGGACGGACTGCACCAGTCCGACCTGGCCTGGTACGTGAAGCAGCACCCGAATTCGGCGCTCGCCGCGCTGGTCAAGGGCGGCGTGGACTACTCCGCGGCCTCGACCCCGGTCCCGTCCGACTCCTTCCCCGGCATGACCGCTCAGGTCACCGGCGGCGACCCGGGCACCACCGGCGTCTACTACGACGACACCTACAACCACGGCCTGCTGCCGGCCGGCACGACCGCGTGCGACGGCAGCGTCCCGCTCGGCGCCGAGGTCGACCTGACCGAGGACCTGGACTGGAACAAGGCCTCGATCGACGCCGGGCAGGGCCTGACCGGGCTGCCGAACTCGATCCTGAACCTCACCGGCGACGCCAAGTCGCTGATCAACCCGGCGAAGCTCCCGGTGGACCCGAAGACCTGCAAGCCGGTCGCCCCGAACTCCTACCTGCAGGTGAACACGGTCTTCAATGTGATCGCCGACGCCGGTCTGCGCACGGCGTGGTCGGACAAGCACGCCGCCTACGACATCCTGTCGGGCCCGTCCGGCGATGGCATTCAGGACCTGTTCACGCCCGAAATCAACAGCCAGGACCCGGCACTGCCCGCGGGTCAGGACTGGACCACGGACAACGCCGCGACCCGCCAGTACGACGACTACAAGGTCCAGGCCGTCCTGAACGAGATCGACGGCTACGACCACAGCGGCAAGACCAAGGTCGGCACCCCGGCGATCCTCGGCCTGAACTTCCAGTCCGTCTCCACCGCGCAGAAGCTGCCGACCTCCGACGGCCAGGGCGGCGGCTACCTCGCCGACGGCAAGACCCCCGGCCCGCTGCTGTCCGGCTCGCTGGACTTCGTCAACGGCGAGGTCGGCCGGTTCACCGCCGAGCTGAAGAAGGACGGTCTGGCGAAGAGCACCACGATCATCCTGTCGGCCAAGCACGGCCAGTCCCCGAAGGATCCGGCCGCGCTGACCCGCATCCCCGACGGACCGCTGCTCGACGGGCTGAACGCGGCGTGGAAGAAGGCCCATCCGGGCGCCGGCGACCTCGTCGCGTTCTCCGTCGACGACGACGCCATGCTGCTGTGGCTCAACGACCGCAGCCAGGCCGCCGCGGACTTCGCCAAGAACTACCTGCTGGCGCAGAGCGGTAGCGGCAACGGCATCACCGGTGCCGCCAAGCCGTTCACGCACGGCGGTCTGACCACCGTCTACGCCGGCGCCGAGGCGCGCCGGTACTTCCACGCGCAGCCCGGCGACACCCGCGTGCCGGACCTGTTCGGCGTCGCGCAGCAGGGCGTGGTGTACACCGGCGGGAAGAGCAAGATCGCCGAGCACGGCGGCGCTTCCGCGGACGACCGCAACGTGCCGATCGTGGTGTCCGGCGCGGGCGTCAGCGCGCGCGGCGTGAACGGTCAGCAGGTCGAGACCACGCAGATCGCGCCGACCATCCTGCGTCTGCTCGGCCTGGACCCGCAGCGCCTGCAGGCGGTGCGGATCGAGCACACCGCGGTGCTGCCGGAGCTCGGCCGCGATCGCGACTGA
- a CDS encoding AMP-binding protein — protein MQIPLTVSDFLDRAEIVYGDRAAVVDEPDQPAPSWGAVTYKDIARRARAQAAALDRLGVEAGARVAVVSHNSARLLTSFFGVSGYGRVLVPVNFRLRADEVAYIVEHSGAEVLLVDPELEDSLKGVTARHRFVIGAQTDAEFFEGDHEPVRHAVGENDTATINYTSGTTARPKGVQLTHRNIWLNAVLMGLHLGVSDRDVYLHTLPMFHANGWGMPYVVTGLGAKQVVLRKVDGAEVLRRVEEHGVTLLNGAPTVIAMVLAAAKEWDGEIPGRDRVRVVVAGAPPPSTVIQQVEDVLGWQFNQIYGLTETAPLVTVNRTREEWDALSSLERAQNLMRAGVPSLGTQMVTDADGEVLVRSNVVLEGYWQQPEESERALAGDWFHTGDGGAISDDGHLTISDRKKDVIITGGENVSSIEVEDALYKHPGIAECAVIGVPDEKWGETIKALVVLKEDHASLATTEAEVIKHCKGLIAGYKAPTSVEFRETLPRTATGKLQKFKLREPYWEGRERKVN, from the coding sequence ATGCAGATTCCCCTCACTGTCTCCGACTTCCTGGACCGCGCGGAAATCGTCTACGGTGACCGCGCGGCTGTCGTCGACGAACCCGACCAGCCCGCGCCGTCCTGGGGCGCCGTCACCTACAAGGACATCGCCAGGCGTGCGCGGGCGCAGGCGGCGGCGCTGGACCGGCTGGGTGTCGAGGCCGGGGCGCGGGTCGCGGTGGTGTCGCACAACTCCGCGCGGCTGCTGACCTCCTTCTTCGGCGTCAGCGGATACGGCCGGGTGCTGGTGCCGGTGAACTTCCGGCTGCGCGCCGACGAGGTCGCCTACATCGTCGAGCACAGCGGGGCGGAGGTGCTGCTGGTCGATCCGGAGCTGGAGGACTCGCTCAAGGGCGTCACGGCGCGGCACCGCTTCGTCATCGGCGCCCAGACCGACGCCGAGTTCTTCGAAGGCGACCACGAGCCGGTGCGGCACGCCGTCGGCGAGAACGACACCGCGACCATCAACTACACCTCCGGGACCACCGCGCGGCCCAAGGGCGTGCAGCTGACGCACCGCAACATCTGGCTGAACGCCGTCCTCATGGGCCTGCACCTCGGCGTCAGCGACCGCGACGTCTACCTGCACACCCTGCCGATGTTCCACGCCAACGGCTGGGGCATGCCGTACGTGGTCACCGGTCTGGGCGCCAAGCAGGTCGTGCTGCGGAAGGTGGACGGCGCCGAGGTCCTGCGCCGGGTCGAAGAGCACGGCGTCACGCTCCTCAACGGCGCCCCGACCGTCATCGCGATGGTGCTGGCGGCGGCGAAGGAGTGGGACGGCGAGATCCCCGGCCGCGACCGGGTCCGGGTCGTGGTGGCCGGCGCCCCGCCGCCGAGCACCGTCATCCAGCAGGTCGAGGACGTCCTCGGCTGGCAGTTCAACCAGATCTACGGCCTGACCGAGACCGCCCCGCTGGTCACCGTGAACCGCACCCGCGAAGAGTGGGACGCCCTGTCGAGCCTGGAGCGCGCGCAGAACCTCATGCGCGCCGGCGTGCCCTCCTTGGGCACCCAGATGGTCACCGACGCCGACGGCGAGGTCCTGGTGCGCTCCAACGTGGTCCTGGAGGGCTACTGGCAGCAGCCCGAGGAGTCGGAGCGGGCCCTGGCCGGCGACTGGTTCCACACCGGCGACGGCGGCGCGATCAGCGACGACGGCCACCTGACGATCTCCGACCGCAAGAAGGACGTCATCATCACCGGCGGGGAGAACGTCTCCTCCATCGAGGTCGAGGACGCGCTGTACAAGCACCCGGGGATCGCCGAGTGCGCGGTCATCGGTGTCCCGGACGAGAAGTGGGGCGAGACCATCAAGGCACTGGTCGTTTTGAAGGAGGACCACGCCTCGCTGGCCACCACCGAAGCCGAGGTCATCAAGCACTGCAAGGGTTTGATCGCCGGCTACAAGGCGCCGACGAGTGTGGAGTTCCGCGAGACGCTGCCGCGCACCGCGACCGGCAAGCTGCAGAAGTTCAAGCTGCGCGAGCCGTACTGGGAGGGCCGGGAGCGCAAGGTGAACTGA